A genomic segment from Leptolyngbya boryana PCC 6306 encodes:
- a CDS encoding cation-translocating P-type ATPase: MNLHLPIWTLAPETVYEHANTTAEGLSDQEAAERLVHYGYNELPEPAQRSLWLRFADQLTHFMALLLWAAGTLAFVSGTPQLGWAIWAVIWINAIFSFWQEFQAEQALSALKNVLPMQVKAYRNGRLQTLPAQELVPGDVIELEEGDRISADARLVSSQSLSVDVSVLTGESMPVPRSSDAVMNEKLHPSDAPNLVFAGSTVASGRAKAVVYATATHTEFGQVAHLTANIQRDASTLEVEITRVVHVITAIAVGMGVLLFALTTLLVGMDVKESFIFAIGIIVAFIPEGLLPTVSLALAIGVRRMARQNALVRRLSAVETLSATTTICTDKTGTLTKNEMTVRQLWIPGVALEVTGTGYDPTGQVQITDDTQIPHVNRLLTASALCCNARLNHQAGSSLWQAIGDPTEVALLVAALKNKLSIDELQHLAPRVREVPFDSHRRMMSVVVSGNSSAHSLFMPDAHSQTTFSQTTFLVFTKGAPLDVLAHSRLILQQGQTKSMTEADRLEITKANDEFAKQGYRVLGIATKSVDSDLIQQSDEVLEQNLTFLGLVAMIDPPRPEVAKAIAQCHEAGIHVTMITGDYGLTAEAIAKHIGLVKQQARVVTGEQLSHLSNTQLRQILARQNGLIFARVMPEQKLRLVEAYKALGHIVAVTGDGVNDAPALRAANIGIAMGMSGTDVAREAADIVLIDDNFATIVSAIEQGRAVYQNIRKFMTYILVSNVPEFFPFLFMVLFKIPPALVILQILAIDLGTDMVPALALGAEAPEVGTMQQRPRRKSKRLLDKKLLMRAYCFLGPIEGILGMAGFFFVWFSQGYNFSDLQALTPSILSHSADARTMTVYNQAMTMTLAAIVAAQVGNVFACRSERVSIFRLGFFSNRLIWLGIATEWMLILSIIYLAPLQSIFSTISLQPMQWLALLVCPPIVLLADECRKQVTRE, from the coding sequence ATGAACTTACACCTACCAATTTGGACATTAGCTCCTGAGACAGTTTATGAACATGCCAACACAACCGCAGAAGGGCTTTCCGATCAAGAAGCTGCCGAGCGATTAGTGCACTATGGTTACAACGAATTACCTGAGCCTGCTCAACGATCGCTGTGGTTACGCTTTGCCGACCAACTGACTCACTTCATGGCGTTACTGTTGTGGGCGGCAGGCACTCTCGCTTTTGTTTCAGGCACACCCCAACTCGGTTGGGCAATCTGGGCAGTCATTTGGATTAATGCGATCTTTAGCTTCTGGCAGGAGTTTCAAGCGGAGCAAGCTTTATCTGCGCTCAAGAATGTGCTGCCCATGCAGGTCAAAGCCTATCGTAACGGCCGCTTACAAACCCTTCCCGCTCAAGAATTAGTTCCAGGCGATGTGATCGAACTCGAAGAAGGCGATCGCATTTCTGCGGATGCAAGACTGGTTTCGAGCCAGTCTCTTTCTGTGGATGTTTCAGTCCTGACTGGAGAATCGATGCCTGTTCCGCGATCGAGCGATGCAGTCATGAATGAGAAACTACATCCCTCAGATGCGCCGAATCTCGTCTTTGCAGGATCGACCGTTGCCTCTGGACGTGCTAAAGCTGTCGTCTATGCAACTGCCACACATACAGAATTTGGACAAGTCGCACACTTAACTGCAAATATCCAACGTGATGCCAGTACGCTCGAAGTTGAAATTACCCGAGTCGTGCATGTGATTACTGCAATTGCAGTTGGCATGGGAGTTTTACTCTTTGCTTTGACAACCTTGCTTGTGGGTATGGATGTGAAAGAGAGTTTCATCTTTGCGATCGGGATTATTGTTGCATTTATCCCAGAAGGATTGTTGCCAACCGTGAGTTTAGCACTCGCGATCGGGGTTCGACGCATGGCAAGACAGAATGCTCTCGTGCGACGACTCTCGGCAGTAGAAACCTTAAGTGCCACGACAACCATTTGCACCGATAAAACAGGCACTCTGACAAAAAATGAAATGACGGTACGCCAACTCTGGATTCCGGGAGTCGCATTAGAAGTCACGGGAACCGGATATGATCCGACGGGTCAAGTTCAAATCACCGATGATACTCAAATTCCACACGTGAATCGACTGCTCACCGCAAGTGCTCTATGTTGCAACGCACGACTTAATCATCAAGCAGGGTCAAGTCTATGGCAAGCAATCGGTGATCCCACAGAAGTTGCTTTACTGGTTGCCGCACTTAAAAATAAATTGTCGATCGATGAACTCCAGCACCTCGCTCCCCGAGTTCGAGAAGTCCCCTTTGATTCACATCGACGTATGATGAGTGTTGTCGTTTCAGGCAACTCATCCGCGCATTCATTATTCATGCCGGATGCACACTCTCAAACTACATTCTCTCAAACTACATTCCTGGTATTTACAAAAGGTGCACCCCTCGATGTTTTAGCTCATAGTCGATTGATCCTTCAGCAGGGACAGACAAAATCGATGACTGAAGCAGATCGTCTTGAGATTACAAAAGCAAATGATGAGTTCGCAAAACAAGGCTACCGCGTTTTAGGAATTGCCACAAAATCGGTTGATTCGGATCTCATTCAGCAATCTGATGAAGTGTTGGAGCAGAATTTAACGTTTCTCGGATTAGTTGCAATGATAGATCCACCACGTCCTGAAGTGGCAAAAGCAATTGCACAATGTCATGAGGCAGGCATTCACGTCACGATGATTACCGGGGATTATGGATTGACCGCAGAAGCGATCGCGAAACATATCGGACTCGTCAAGCAGCAGGCACGAGTGGTTACAGGAGAGCAACTCAGTCATTTATCCAATACGCAACTGCGGCAAATTCTGGCACGTCAAAACGGCTTAATCTTTGCAAGAGTCATGCCGGAACAGAAATTGCGCTTAGTAGAAGCGTATAAAGCTCTGGGTCATATTGTGGCAGTCACAGGAGATGGTGTGAATGACGCGCCTGCTTTACGGGCTGCCAATATTGGCATCGCAATGGGAATGAGTGGAACAGATGTAGCACGCGAAGCCGCAGATATTGTGCTGATCGATGATAACTTTGCCACGATCGTCAGCGCGATCGAACAAGGTCGCGCGGTTTATCAGAATATTCGCAAGTTCATGACGTATATCTTGGTCTCCAACGTGCCTGAGTTTTTCCCATTTCTGTTCATGGTGTTGTTTAAGATTCCGCCCGCGCTAGTGATTCTGCAAATTCTTGCAATTGATCTAGGAACTGATATGGTTCCGGCGCTGGCGTTAGGAGCAGAAGCACCAGAAGTCGGCACAATGCAGCAACGCCCCCGTCGCAAATCAAAGCGCCTGCTTGATAAAAAATTGCTGATGCGAGCATATTGCTTTTTGGGTCCAATTGAGGGAATTCTCGGTATGGCAGGGTTCTTTTTCGTTTGGTTTAGCCAGGGTTATAACTTTAGCGACTTACAAGCCTTGACTCCGAGTATCTTGTCTCATTCTGCGGATGCAAGAACCATGACCGTCTATAACCAAGCGATGACGATGACTTTAGCTGCGATCGTTGCTGCTCAAGTCGGAAACGTGTTTGCTTGTCGATCCGAACGAGTTTCAATTTTTCGCTTAGGCTTTTTTAGCAATCGCTTGATCTGGTTGGGAATTGCAACTGAATGGATGTTAATTCTGTCGATTATCTATCTCGCCCCACTGCAATCAATCTTTTCCACGATCTCGTTACAACCGATGCAATGGCTAGCACTACTGGTCTGTCCTCCGATTGTTCTGCTTGCAGATGAATGCCGCAAACAGGTGACTCGCGAATGA
- a CDS encoding Hsp20/alpha crystallin family protein — MPLIRWQPMRELDLLHRQMDRLFEGLADRDFPIPAVNGEMKWMPAIELQETDTEIVLKAAIPGIEAKDLDVQVSPEAVMLKGEHQQETKTEEKGYYRSEFNYGQFARTVPLPSTVKHDQVKSNFKDGVLTLTLPKAEAAKPKVMKVDLTQQA; from the coding sequence ATGCCGCTTATTCGTTGGCAACCAATGCGAGAATTGGATCTTCTTCATCGGCAAATGGATCGGTTGTTTGAAGGGTTAGCAGACCGCGATTTTCCGATCCCGGCGGTGAATGGTGAAATGAAGTGGATGCCCGCGATCGAACTTCAAGAAACGGATACCGAGATTGTTCTCAAAGCCGCAATTCCTGGAATTGAAGCGAAAGATCTCGATGTGCAAGTTAGTCCAGAAGCAGTCATGCTCAAAGGCGAGCATCAACAAGAAACGAAAACTGAAGAAAAAGGTTACTACCGTTCTGAATTCAACTATGGGCAATTTGCTCGCACCGTGCCTCTTCCATCAACGGTGAAGCATGATCAAGTCAAATCAAACTTCAAAGATGGTGTTCTAACCTTAACGCTTCCGAAAGCAGAAGCAGCAAAACCTAAAGTGATGAAAGTAGATTTGACCCAACAAGCATGA
- a CDS encoding Acg family FMN-binding oxidoreductase produces MSHLSLQPWQVSDQDFPLQGSPTQQLQFILNYAVLAPSGHNTQPWKFTIQQETIELWADLDRALSYVDPEHRELIISCGAALLNLRLALHHFGYQGDIQMLPNSDQPNLLAQIRLGSWNQETAEEKSLFEAISQRHTTRRPFEAWDIPTTVLQWLQVIAVEEGAWLHLVQGQKAKSHLLNLVNLADRLQMADPEIRKELSAWMHSGSNPRHDGLPAYALGVPPRFDFLTVVLSWLTRYFNLGNQIAKQNEQLLQSASAIAVLGTHGDTPIDWLNVGQALQKILLRAQSLGIVASFFNAPIQMPEVRSQLQSSLNREGYPQVLLWLGYCTSTQPTPRRSSHEVQF; encoded by the coding sequence ATGTCTCATCTCTCTCTCCAACCGTGGCAGGTTTCAGACCAAGACTTTCCACTGCAAGGCAGTCCAACCCAGCAACTTCAATTCATACTCAATTATGCTGTGCTAGCACCCTCTGGGCACAATACTCAACCTTGGAAATTCACGATTCAGCAGGAGACAATCGAGTTATGGGCAGATCTCGATCGTGCTCTGTCTTATGTTGATCCGGAGCATCGAGAACTGATCATTAGTTGTGGTGCAGCATTGTTAAATTTGCGACTAGCATTACATCATTTTGGTTATCAAGGCGACATTCAGATGTTACCCAATTCAGATCAACCCAATCTACTCGCGCAGATTCGTTTAGGAAGTTGGAACCAGGAAACGGCTGAAGAGAAGTCTTTGTTTGAAGCAATTTCCCAACGCCATACGACCCGACGACCCTTTGAGGCCTGGGACATTCCTACAACCGTTTTGCAATGGTTGCAAGTGATCGCAGTTGAAGAAGGCGCATGGTTGCATCTTGTTCAAGGGCAGAAAGCAAAATCCCATCTTCTGAATTTAGTCAATCTTGCTGATCGCTTACAGATGGCAGATCCAGAAATTCGCAAAGAACTCTCAGCTTGGATGCACTCTGGATCTAATCCACGACATGATGGTCTTCCTGCTTATGCTTTAGGTGTGCCGCCAAGATTTGATTTCTTAACAGTTGTGCTTTCTTGGCTGACTCGCTATTTTAATTTAGGCAATCAGATTGCTAAACAGAATGAGCAACTTTTACAGAGTGCCTCTGCGATCGCAGTCTTAGGAACCCATGGCGACACACCAATCGATTGGCTAAATGTAGGACAAGCCCTTCAGAAAATTCTACTGCGTGCCCAAAGTTTGGGCATTGTTGCCTCATTTTTCAATGCCCCGATTCAGATGCCAGAAGTGCGGTCTCAACTTCAAAGTAGCCTGAACCGTGAGGGATACCCTCAAGTTCTACTATGGCTAGGCTATTGTACCAGCACTCAGCCAACCCCACGTCGCAGTAGTCACGAAGTTCAATTTTGA
- a CDS encoding bactofilin family protein: MNWKQWILVFISTIVLLFAGQALAQTDINVNNTNLIRFGGDVTVQEKQVVENAHAIGGSVIVQPNGRVTQTAISIGGNVTLKKGARVDGDAYAIGGKVVQEEGATIGGAKGTLGDDGSMGMHRDRNSFWVRYAAQSAFRIMSAIIAAIVGVILLRAAPAFMPNLAATIRQYPSQSTLWGIGSIVAVIALNIFLAITLIGIPLIPLVILIASLASFVGSLGLSLLVGQIVVKSGQPPQVQQFLIGLLIVTVLALIPGLGGLVLFVVSVFGLGALLAWKIGKIQPHAMG, from the coding sequence ATGAATTGGAAGCAGTGGATTCTGGTGTTTATCTCTACGATTGTGTTGCTCTTTGCGGGTCAAGCACTCGCACAAACAGACATCAATGTGAACAACACAAATCTGATTCGATTCGGTGGAGATGTCACGGTTCAAGAAAAGCAAGTCGTCGAAAATGCTCATGCGATCGGAGGTTCTGTGATCGTGCAACCGAATGGGCGCGTCACACAAACCGCGATCTCAATTGGTGGCAATGTCACACTCAAGAAAGGGGCACGAGTCGATGGAGATGCTTATGCGATCGGCGGTAAAGTTGTGCAAGAAGAAGGGGCAACGATTGGAGGCGCAAAAGGCACATTGGGTGACGATGGCAGCATGGGAATGCATCGCGATCGTAATTCTTTCTGGGTAAGGTATGCAGCACAAAGTGCTTTTCGGATCATGAGTGCGATAATTGCTGCGATTGTTGGCGTGATTTTACTTCGCGCTGCCCCTGCATTTATGCCAAACTTAGCAGCAACGATACGGCAATATCCAAGTCAAAGTACTTTATGGGGGATTGGGTCGATTGTTGCTGTGATTGCGCTGAATATTTTCCTTGCCATTACGCTCATCGGCATTCCTTTAATTCCGTTAGTAATTTTAATCGCGAGTCTTGCCTCTTTTGTTGGCTCATTAGGACTCTCGCTCTTGGTCGGGCAAATCGTCGTAAAGAGTGGTCAGCCCCCTCAAGTGCAACAATTTTTGATTGGATTATTGATTGTTACAGTTCTTGCCCTGATTCCCGGTCTAGGCGGGCTTGTTCTGTTTGTTGTGAGTGTATTTGGGCTAGGAGCATTGCTAGCTTGGAAAATAGGGAAGATACAACCCCACGCGATGGGATAG
- a CDS encoding pentapeptide repeat-containing protein, translated as MVAEQLLILIKQGAKSWNAWRQAYPDYVPDLSQASLHSLILRGGNLQGVHLDQAQLCEADLINADLRQATLTNANLSDAHLYGADFADSELQGANLLNADLSATNFNSANLAGANLSHADLSGADFSQANLAEANLSQAELQGTTFKGASLAGGNLSQANMKHVNLAETNLQGANLGEANLSGSDLRRTDLTGADLSHTNLIGANLSGANLSRAYLIHADLSRANLQHANLTGANLAHVKLSHANFSDAILTDVDLTGTDLDANFSGAVLQGAIAIDENLERKPLELRRNYDVQRLKADDFSSEN; from the coding sequence ATGGTAGCCGAACAATTACTCATTCTGATCAAACAAGGCGCTAAGTCTTGGAACGCTTGGAGACAAGCTTATCCTGATTATGTGCCCGATCTTTCTCAAGCTTCACTGCATTCTTTGATCTTGAGAGGTGGAAATCTACAGGGCGTTCACCTCGATCAGGCTCAACTCTGCGAAGCTGACTTAATCAACGCTGATCTTCGTCAGGCAACACTCACAAATGCAAATCTTAGCGATGCTCATCTTTATGGAGCAGACTTTGCCGACAGCGAATTACAAGGCGCGAATCTGCTCAATGCAGACCTCAGTGCGACCAATTTTAACAGTGCGAACCTTGCAGGGGCGAATCTCAGTCACGCAGATCTAAGTGGCGCAGATTTCAGCCAAGCAAACTTAGCAGAAGCAAATTTGAGTCAAGCCGAGTTGCAAGGCACAACGTTTAAGGGTGCATCACTTGCCGGAGGGAACCTCAGCCAAGCGAACATGAAGCATGTAAATTTAGCAGAGACAAACTTACAAGGGGCAAATCTAGGCGAAGCAAATTTGTCAGGGAGCGATTTACGGAGAACGGACTTAACAGGTGCAGATCTAAGCCACACGAATCTAATCGGGGCAAATCTGAGCGGAGCAAATCTCAGTCGAGCTTATCTGATTCATGCAGATTTAAGTCGAGCAAATTTGCAACACGCAAATCTGACCGGGGCAAATTTAGCTCATGTAAAATTGAGTCATGCAAACTTCAGTGATGCAATTTTAACGGATGTAGATTTGACGGGAACTGATCTTGATGCAAACTTTAGCGGAGCAGTGCTTCAAGGTGCAATTGCGATCGATGAAAATCTCGAACGCAAACCTTTAGAATTAAGGCGCAATTATGATGTGCAACGATTAAAAGCTGACGATTTCAGTAGTGAAAACTGA
- a CDS encoding CBS domain-containing protein: MLHAIDLMSLNAAKIQATATVAEAVQLMKEQACRSLIVDRQNEQDSYGILTETDILYKGVALGKNLETTFVAELMTKPCIVIDPAATVEEVAQLFAKHRLLRAPVIQDQQVGMISVSELLRHHPAISQPHLEAELQQARQQANQLCTEQGARSPACIAAWKTVDALQSELSEQRIDQLLKHTFEEYCEEFPKSPTSDFYTNLCGG; the protein is encoded by the coding sequence ATGTTACATGCAATTGATCTGATGAGTTTGAATGCTGCCAAAATTCAAGCAACTGCAACTGTAGCAGAAGCAGTTCAACTGATGAAAGAGCAAGCTTGTCGATCGCTGATTGTCGATCGACAAAATGAGCAAGACAGTTACGGTATCCTCACAGAAACAGACATCTTGTATAAGGGAGTCGCGCTCGGCAAAAATTTAGAGACGACCTTCGTTGCTGAACTCATGACCAAACCTTGTATTGTCATTGATCCAGCCGCAACAGTTGAAGAAGTTGCCCAACTCTTTGCGAAACATCGATTGCTGAGAGCGCCTGTGATCCAAGATCAGCAAGTAGGCATGATTTCTGTGTCTGAGCTTTTGAGACATCATCCTGCAATCTCACAGCCGCATCTAGAAGCAGAATTGCAGCAAGCTCGTCAGCAGGCAAATCAGCTTTGTACAGAGCAAGGAGCGCGATCGCCTGCCTGTATCGCTGCTTGGAAGACTGTCGACGCTTTGCAATCTGAATTGAGCGAACAGCGCATTGATCAACTGCTCAAACACACCTTTGAAGAGTATTGTGAGGAGTTTCCAAAAAGCCCAACATCAGATTTCTACACCAACTTGTGCGGAGGATAG
- a CDS encoding response regulator has protein sequence MEPKTSEQGIILVVDDTPTNLEVLFDLLGNSGFRVLVAEDGESAIDKANYAHPDLILLDVLMPGIDGFETCRRLKANEATREIPIIFLTALTDVVDKVHGFDLGAVDFITKPLQCEEVIARVKLQLRLQNLTKQLQHQIEQEHLIGEIAQGIRRSLKLDEILQSTVDQVRRFLHTDRVVIFRFNSDFSGKIVNESVDPAWKSVLAVEFYDPCFKEHYLQRYQQGQTSAKSDIYNAGLSPCHIELLEQAQVRANLVVPILQNNHIWGLLIAHHCSGTHEWQMIETTLLQQLATQLGIAIQQSELYERTQNELIERQRAEQMVREQAALLNEASDAIYARDFANHILFWNHAAEQLYGWSQAEIQEKDATELLHNLQPQEFETALKVVFDQGAWQGELQKFTKSGKAITVMSRMTLVRDKVGMPKSILTVDTDITEKKQLEAQFLRAQRLESIGTLASGVAHDLNNILTPILATSQLLLLKFPQEDDRTQQLLKIAESNAKRGAELVKQVLSFARGTEGRRTAVQISHLLGEIKEITNRTFPKSISIRTELPPSSLNLVYADPTQLHQILMNLCVNARDAMPDGGILTLSASNVVIDESYARTQLDAKAGDYVMIAISDTGTGIPPEVVDRIFDPFFTTKEVGKGTGLGLSTVLGIIKSHAGFIEVDSRIGQGTCFKVYLPTSKNQSTSSTATLELLPGHGELILVVDDETSIQDITKTMLEDQNYRVLTASDGFEAISLYVKHNQEIAVVLMDLMMPEMDGLTAIRTLKKMNAEVKVIATSGLVLDNTLADVSSVGVDVLLPKPYTAEALLKELRRILDTPTCATPKR, from the coding sequence ATGGAGCCTAAAACATCTGAGCAAGGAATCATATTAGTGGTGGATGACACGCCCACGAACCTGGAAGTGCTGTTTGATTTGCTGGGAAATTCCGGCTTTCGGGTTTTAGTCGCAGAAGACGGCGAAAGCGCGATCGACAAAGCTAACTATGCCCATCCGGATTTGATTTTGCTGGATGTGCTCATGCCGGGAATCGATGGCTTTGAAACCTGCCGCCGTCTCAAAGCTAACGAAGCAACACGCGAGATTCCGATTATTTTTCTCACAGCTCTCACGGATGTCGTAGACAAGGTGCACGGGTTTGACCTGGGCGCGGTTGATTTCATCACCAAACCTTTGCAGTGTGAGGAAGTGATTGCTCGCGTCAAACTGCAACTGCGGCTACAAAACTTAACGAAACAACTTCAGCACCAAATCGAACAAGAACATTTAATCGGAGAAATCGCTCAAGGCATTCGGCGATCGCTCAAGCTCGATGAGATTTTACAATCCACGGTCGATCAAGTACGGCGATTTTTGCACACCGATCGCGTTGTGATTTTTCGCTTTAATTCAGATTTCAGTGGAAAAATTGTCAATGAATCCGTTGATCCTGCCTGGAAATCGGTACTTGCAGTTGAGTTTTATGATCCGTGCTTTAAAGAGCACTATCTTCAGCGCTATCAGCAAGGTCAAACCAGTGCTAAGTCTGATATCTACAATGCAGGCTTAAGTCCTTGTCATATTGAGCTATTAGAGCAAGCCCAAGTTCGAGCCAACTTAGTCGTCCCAATTCTCCAAAACAATCATATCTGGGGACTGCTGATCGCGCATCATTGCTCAGGAACACATGAATGGCAAATGATCGAAACAACGCTCCTCCAGCAATTAGCAACCCAACTGGGAATTGCAATCCAACAGTCGGAACTCTATGAGCGAACACAAAATGAACTGATCGAGCGTCAGCGAGCAGAGCAAATGGTTCGAGAGCAGGCTGCGTTATTAAACGAAGCATCAGACGCTATCTACGCTCGTGACTTTGCCAATCACATTCTGTTTTGGAATCATGCAGCAGAACAGCTCTATGGCTGGTCACAAGCCGAAATCCAGGAAAAGGATGCAACTGAACTGCTCCACAATCTTCAGCCTCAAGAGTTTGAAACAGCGCTGAAAGTTGTGTTTGATCAAGGCGCATGGCAAGGAGAACTGCAAAAATTCACCAAGTCAGGCAAGGCGATCACGGTGATGAGCCGCATGACGCTGGTGCGAGACAAAGTGGGGATGCCAAAATCGATTCTGACCGTGGATACCGATATCACCGAGAAAAAACAGCTTGAAGCTCAATTCCTCCGCGCCCAACGATTAGAGAGTATTGGAACTCTAGCAAGCGGTGTTGCCCATGATCTCAACAATATTCTGACCCCTATTTTAGCGACCTCTCAACTGTTGTTGTTGAAGTTTCCCCAGGAAGACGATCGCACTCAGCAACTCCTGAAAATTGCTGAATCCAACGCGAAGCGTGGAGCCGAATTAGTCAAGCAAGTGCTATCGTTTGCGCGTGGGACTGAAGGCAGACGCACAGCAGTCCAGATTTCTCATTTACTTGGAGAAATTAAAGAAATTACAAATCGCACCTTCCCGAAATCGATCTCCATTCGCACAGAACTCCCCCCTTCTAGCCTCAATCTGGTCTATGCCGACCCCACTCAACTGCATCAGATTCTGATGAATCTCTGCGTGAATGCTCGCGATGCTATGCCTGACGGCGGAATTTTGACCCTTTCTGCCAGCAATGTTGTCATTGATGAATCCTATGCCCGGACGCAGCTTGATGCGAAAGCAGGAGACTATGTCATGATTGCTATCTCTGATACGGGCACGGGCATTCCGCCTGAAGTCGTCGATCGCATTTTTGATCCATTCTTCACCACGAAAGAAGTCGGTAAAGGCACAGGTTTAGGGCTTTCGACCGTGCTAGGCATCATTAAAAGCCATGCGGGCTTTATTGAGGTCGATAGCCGAATCGGTCAAGGAACCTGCTTCAAGGTCTATTTGCCCACGTCTAAGAACCAGAGTACATCTTCAACAGCGACGCTAGAGTTACTGCCTGGACACGGTGAACTCATTTTAGTGGTCGATGACGAAACATCGATTCAAGATATCACCAAAACAATGCTAGAAGACCAGAATTATCGAGTGCTTACGGCGAGTGATGGCTTTGAAGCAATCTCACTTTACGTCAAGCACAATCAAGAGATTGCGGTCGTTTTGATGGATTTGATGATGCCGGAAATGGATGGACTTACGGCAATCCGCACCTTAAAAAAAATGAATGCTGAGGTCAAAGTCATTGCGACAAGCGGTTTAGTGCTGGACAATACATTAGCTGATGTTTCCAGTGTGGGTGTTGATGTGCTTCTACCCAAACCTTATACGGCTGAAGCATTGTTAAAGGAGCTGCGCAGGATTCTAGATACACCGACTTGTGCAACTCCGAAGAGATAA